A window from Melitaea cinxia chromosome 5, ilMelCinx1.1, whole genome shotgun sequence encodes these proteins:
- the LOC123653945 gene encoding solute carrier family 25 member 35-like, whose product MDFVIGGLAGASATIFTNPMDVVKTRLQLQGELRARTEHSAKYRGIFHALYVIAKNDGPIALQKGLVPAMLLGFCMNSVRLGMYHVAEVQGWTKTKEGDISIHKAMFWSSVSGVMSGIAANPASVVKTRMQAAAHPSIAVGRQYVYSGMIDGFVKIYRVEGIKGFFAGVNATCARLAIGSAAQLTTFSTAKETLLSYGFCERSPLGLAFSASCMSGIMVALAICPIDVVAVRLYNQGPASKGGLLYSGVFDCLRKIYKKEGLHGLYKGIGPLYLRIAPHTTLSLVIWDMLNILFTNKNR is encoded by the exons atgGACTTTGTCATTGGAGGACTGGCAGGCGCCAGCGCAACGATTTTCACAAATCCAATGGACGTTGTAAAGACTCGCCTTCAGCTACAGGGCGAACTGCGCGCACGCACTGAACACTCCGCTAAATACAGAGGAATATTTCATGCGTTATATGTTATCGCTAAGAATGATGGACCGATAGCCTTACAGAAAGGCTTAGTTCCAGCAATGCTTTTAGGTTTCTGTATGAATTCTGTAAg atTAGGAATGTATCACGTAGCTGAAGTTCAAGGTTGGACTAAGACGAAAGAGGGTGATATAAGCATACACAAGGCAATGTTCTGGTCAAGTGTGAGCGGTGTGATGAGCGGCATCGCTGCCAACCCTGCCTCAGTGGTAAAGACTAGGATGCAGGCAGCTGCACATCCCAGCATAGCGGTGGGCAGACAGTATGTTTACAGTG GTATGATTGACGGTTTCGTAAAGATCTACAGAGTAGAAGGAATAAAAGGTTTCTTTGCTGGTGTGAACGCAACATGTGCAAGATTGGCGATTGGCAGTGCAGCTCAACTGACGACATTCTCtac TGCAAAAGAAACATTGCTATCTTACGGTTTCTGTGAGCGATCTCCACTTGGACTCGCTTTCTCCGCAAGCTGTATGAGCGGCATCATGGTAGCTCTTGCCATATGCCCCATTGATGTCGTCGCAGTACGACTTTACAATCAGG GTCCTGCGTCAAAAGGTGGACTACTTTACAGTGGAGTTTTTGACTGCCTccgaaaaatatacaaaaaagaagGTCTTCACGGTCTATACAAGGGAATTGGCCCGCTATATTTAAGAATAGCACCTCATACAACTTTGTCCTTAGTAATTTGGGACAtgctgaatattttatttactaataaaaacagataa
- the LOC123653946 gene encoding uncharacterized protein LOC123653946, whose amino-acid sequence MLNKAKLRKSTVETIKPTRRTKKKIEEKPTLKISKIDGKYHIEMQVSPEKFEENVERCDPLIYEIESVNNKSKIKKKERLQRRLVRAAVKKVWSDTYNPDACKNICLDTYERAFYTLPLEGNYKAIEEEVETINSCSCEDDKVSVSCSSSEVNWEIHFTPPLTRYEALKQEKKNELLVNYV is encoded by the coding sequence ATGCTCAATAAAGCAAAATTAAGAAAATCGACTGTGGAGACAATTAAACCTACTAGACGTACGAAGAAGAAAATCGAAGAAAAGCCTACgcttaaaattagtaaaattgaTGGCAAGTATCACATAGAAATGCAAGTTTCGCCTGAGAAATTTGAAGAAAATGTCGAGCGATGTGATccattaatttatgaaatagaATCTGTTAATAACAAatctaaaataaagaaaaaagaaagattACAGAGGCGGCTCGTAAGAGCTGCCGTAAAGAAAGTTTGGTCAGACACGTACAATCCTGACgcctgtaaaaatatttgtttagataCGTATGAGCGAGCTTTCTATACTTTGCCTCTCGAGGGGAATTACAAGGCTATTGAAGAAGAAGTAGAGACCATTAATAGTTGTTCATGTGAAGATGATAAAGTGAGCGTCAGTTGTTCCTCTTCTGAAGTAAATTGGGAAATACATTTTACGCCACCCCTAACACGTTATGAAGCATTAAAACAGGAGAAGAAAAATGAGTTGCTCGTTAATTACGTATGA
- the LOC123653671 gene encoding uncharacterized protein LOC123653671, with translation MTSHIGSNSEDMANFIYINAISKRNTAYSAVRETKNSDQYYNVCSSKLSVIKNKKKPVVMEQKQKQDISITSEKIVYPLQAVMSDSKIAINEEQKGINKTISFSSLYGKRNNPLKYIFGDPNGSFGNKVYYIGYFSVKNDSSSPNSTKVSDDENVQKRSQSIKKFKFKKCDSDCKGGRGASANSEISLSLSEEAAKINVTKCQEIDCNERDHRKLPPPPDERILLDLSNIRNNCCIETEEKIEEVIGELKAKMKIGEDPCFCTCECTFGFTRKTTYCNVCGGYEVAGDELAKKTIQEMPIPCPLFHKDIDKNKLKTWSTSGSESKKKIDDQKILKVGSSQKAVTSDKRHAVTEKKSVESEKDAKKVKKKKSDERFKFNYGYKGIPPQIGHSKCALPCSGTLDNVPKNMGWLWTAENVPGLKFRPMWKPGATNKHVVRLLKIAKNPGEMMSKKKRKDTNKRKRPLKRPLLIVHKKDGEYTVTMETMKMYSKPRALNQHPYEDKPVVTYTIGRTDEENKKRLKKKERERRRLERDQRRFIQSAFKNMCQEICLKTYQQALGILPDTEDPMCSCYPAIPNDKVTNMDLSCSCSEDKSSIGSDTDSDEWLVEFTPPNAVFNPTYKGKKIFKVDNGSQYTYLDYRVKLVDRFGNPVPRFFKGPDGKQQCSDLGGFWSPDHKWLEINIDGYIAPDGRWAPNIFIGPNGEQVDAETGKFQAINGKWLVVGVDGYIDCNGKWKYYPAAVGSSKKKRHGNQILKRTLGESKCVKSETTWSCFGEVSPRQLSKLGIVGHGGDRKQLNLTLQDMLARGEDVNILQPKTVFHLPFNKKRKMLPKDINKRRIVSLEEKVKCHHPMPSDKGIVAVDAYGNKTYFKLKSRKNLRPRERLSALTSQGISLSSFHVPCFNSFINSEIMKQQLRSRLLAHTAKNIATQA, from the exons ATGACAAGCCATATTGGGTCAAATTCTGAAGATATGgcgaactttatatatattaatgctATTTCGAAACGGAATACAGCTTACAGTGCTGTTAGAGAAACCAAAAACTCTGACCAGTATTACAACGTATGTTCTTCCAAACTTTcagtaataaagaataaaaagaaaCCTGTCGTTAtggaacaaaaacaaaagcaagaTATATCAATCACATCAGAAAAGATCGTCTATCCATTACAAGCAGTTATGAGTGATTCTAAAATAGCAATTAATGAGGAACAAAAAGGTATCAATAAGACTATATCATTTTCGTCACTTTATGGTAAACGAAACAATCCATTAAAGTACATATTTGGCGATCCGAACGGTTCATTCGGTAATAAGGTTTATTACATTGGttatttttctgttaaaaaTGATAGTTCCAGTCCAAATTCTACGAAAGTATCAGACgatgaaaatgtacaaaaacgtagtcaatcaataaaaaagtttaaattcaaGAAATGTGACAGCGATTGTAAAGGAGGACGAGGTGCCAGTGCAAATAGTGAAATTTCTTTAAGCTTGTCAGAAGAAGCTGCtaaaattaatgtaacaaaATGTCAAGAAATTGATTGTAATGAAAGAGATCATCGGAAATTACCTCCACCACCCGATGAACGCATTCTTTTGGACTTGtctaatataagaaataattgttGTATTGAAACTGAAGAAAAAATTGAAGAAGTGATAGGTGAACTTAAAGCTAAAATGAAAATTGGGGAAGATCCATGTTTTTGTACTTGTGAATGTACATTTGGCTTCACTAGGAAAACTACTTATTGTAATGTTTGTGGTGGGTATGAGGTAGCTGGTGATGAGCTTGCTAAGAAAACTATACAAGAAATGCCAATACCATGTCCTTTATTTCATAAAgacatagataaaaataaattaaaaacatggaGTACATCCGGTAGTGAAAGCAAAAAGAAAATTGAtgatcaaaaaattttaaaagtaggtTCTTCTCAAAAAGCAGTAACTTCTGATAAACGCCATGCTGTTACTGAGAAAAAAAGCGTTGAATCCGAAAAAGACGCGAAAAAAGTCAAGAAGAAAAAAAGCGACGAAAGGTTTAAATTCAATTATGGCTATAAAGGTATAC CTCCGCAAATTGGACACAGTAAATGCGCTTTACCATGTTCAGGAACATTAGATAATGTTCCCAAAAACATGGGTTGGCTTTGGACTGCTGAAAACGTGCCGGGATTGAAG tttCGTCCTATGTGGAAACCAGGTGCTACAAATAAGCATGTTGTAAGATTATTAAAGATAGCTAAAAACCCTGGTGAAATGATGTCAAAAAAGAAACgaaaagatacaaataaaagaaaacgcCCACTAAAACGTCCTTTACTTATCGTTCATAAGAAGGATGGTGAATATACGGTCACAATGGAGACAATGAAAATGTATTCTAAGCCAAGGGCCTTAAACCAGCATCCTTATGAGGATAAACCTGTCGTGACATACACTATAGGCAGAACAGACgaggaaaataaaaaacgtctTAAGAAAAAAGAGCGTGAAAGAAGACGTCTCGAGAGGGATCAGCGACGTTTTATTCAGAGCGCTTTTAAGAATATGTGTCAGGAAATTTGCTTGAAAACATATCAGCAAGCTCTTGGTATTCTGCCTGATACTGAAGATCCTATGTGCTCATGTTATCCAGCTATTCCTAACGATAAAGTTACAAATATGGATTTATCGTGTTCCTGCTCGGAAGATAAATCCTCTATTGGCTCTGATACTGATTCCGATGAATGGCTTGTTGAATTTACTCCACCTAATGCTGTCTTTAATCCTACatacaaaggaaaaaaaatattcaaagtaGACAATGGTTCACAGTATACATATCTAGATTACAGAGTTAAGCTTGTAGACAGATTTGGAAACCCTGTTCCGAGATTTTTCAAAGGTCCTGATGGAAAACAACAGTGTAGTGATTTAGGTGGTTTTTGGAGTCCTGATCATAAAtggttagaaataaatattgatgGATATATTGCCCCGGATGGTAGATGGGctccaaatatatttatagggCCAAACGGTGAACAAGTTGACGCTGAAACTGGAAAATTTCAGGCTATTAATGGCAAATGGCTTGTTGTTGGTGTAGATGGATACATTGATTGTAACGGTAAATGGAAGTACTATCCAGCAGCAGTCGGATCTTCAAAGAAAAAACGTCATGGTAATCAAATCTTAAAGCGAACATTAGGCGAGAGTAAATGTGTAAAATCTGAAACGACTTGGAGCTGTTTCGGAGAAGTATCTCCCAGACAACTTTCTAAATTAGGAATTGTAGGTCATGGTGGAGATAGAAAACAACTTAATTTGACACTACAAGATATGCTAGCACGAGGAGAAGATGTAAATATTCTGCAACCAAAAACTGTATTTCATCTGCCTTtcaataagaaaagaaaaatgttgCCGAAAGATATCAATAAAAGACGTATAGTTAGCTTAGAGGAAAAAGTTAAATGCCATCATCCTATGCCATCCGATAAAGGTATCGTTGCTGTCGACGCTTATggtaataaaacttattttaaattaaagagtCGTAAAAATTTACGTCCACGAGAACGATTATCAGCACTTACAAGCCAGGGTATAAGCTTAAGTTCGTTCCATGTTCCATgctttaattcttttattaattcgGAAATAATGAAACAGCAGTTGCGTTCTCGGCTTCTTGCACATACGGCCAAAAATATTGCGACGCAAGCTTAG
- the LOC123653947 gene encoding uncharacterized protein LOC123653947 yields MAVSSAMFLFEVVVESVKSFVVSRHLIIKSDFADIFSLELKDPKQMHIVIPEPPPLPPEPAGKKGKKKAPKKKPKKGKKGKVEEPPPEPVIQSGQSVLFTSTAEFLIQNMKKYPLELSLWSKEDNLTYIGSNQIPWDPIFYSYLERICNCEEPQPVTLKEEYNIFEEGKAKLMAKIGIQVKLTYLTDRVTTAFRTLSEDPSVKKVLYTGINSKTTSYICTMKTTDEVFEENCNKIENNFVKDKPKPNKIAYADYKNAPGANLTFFNEGEYCCMNNADKPPESIYKAPQTCPDIDFIIDYVRKIIVSCNDNMRMLTPRSTIRPRIKATDIDRLCYCEETKWPEGSFAERFKREAQSEPCPICINAGKKRDVSRAETFDIANIRGPCGRADCRIARDMRAYIENLIDEDNKEVDITNIIGPCGSKECRIAEKIQEFLRHEGVFNKGSTLEGLSTQCACVKQMQDALVKSKSCDSLCDKNCANSDSDESKCQGNACPHTKSPEKETVYNVYYFTVEHDFDKDNTGTSSPSGTDKSSKYRYCSTECPSVKPSEKTFCSKTTCSNLTNKTSKEDDNQDLSCKEPVCPATDRNRLSPADSNIVIHFDKINNPCCVKSCDVAEKVKDFIVEGLSSQKNKTAQDDDPCYCDCVCTFKFSKKTTYCAVCGGYECLGEDVKEMPEYAKPHPCPVYNKLYDKKYIQVQSPWPEEEDIKKPPDTVSNKSSRTTGSKLGHGDRRLTVSRSMKSFSDKKVNKKEKVEKEQVKKPQAEKKKVGKFTANVDEASPLVVERKPEPKYPYPPVPKNMGWNWNAEDIPGMKPRPKWKPGAANKILVRRYRAIREGIDIIAKKKRAMMQRKKKIEMKPTLVVKKQNGEYLVQMEVFKKYSNERLLFQYPYDEKPPLIYTIGKTEEEKRKIQKQRERRERREARRKSRLLQSTFRDRCQEICLKAYNQAIGLLPLPNPNDPDCPCHTEAVQNLSPPIDSCSCSDEGTISSSDTDNDEWTIEFTPPAAKWDIKAKHPPVLAENESQYNYLDYKVKLLDKQGNPVPRFFKGPDGKQECSDLGGFWSPDRYWMEINKDGYIGPDNRWVPMNFIGPDGMFYSAEEGFFTDNTGQILKIGIDGYIDKEGKWAWYSKKRGKSPKSKSTLTATTVGTKTGRTLTKVETLLKNRIENKPKSVTTAGKAKEDKHPQSALVKTGSDKGKVKKAVSYSSSRAKNPLVMSVSMNYERNNFLQSSWTKNNMEAKKIAKYKEILNELQMCDMPELTQSPIKTNRASNTSKYLSHLKLPNRYIKRPQTLTVRS; encoded by the exons atggctGTAAGTAGTGCAATGTTTCTCTTTGAAGTTGTGGTGGAAAGCGTTAAGAGCTTTGTTGTAAGCCgccatttaattattaaaagcgaTTTTGCAGATATATTCTCGTTAGAACTAAAAGATCCAAAACAAATGCATATAGTAATACCAGAACCACCTCCATTACCACCAGAACCAGCAGGTAAAAAGGGCAAAAAGAAGGCACCAAAGAAGAAACCAAAAAAAGGGAAAAAGGGAAAAGTAGAGGAACCTCCCCCTGAGCCAGTCATTCAATCAGGGCAGTCCGTTTTATTTACAAGTACAGCAGAATTCTTGATTCAAAATATGAAGAAGTACCCTCTAGAATTGTCATTGTGGAGTAAAGAAGATAATCTTACGTATATCGGCTCAAATCAAATTCCTTGGGATcctatattttatagttatttagaAAGAATATGTAATTGTGAAGAACCTCAACCAGTTACGTTAAAAGAagagtataatatatttgaagaaGGCAAAGCAAAGTTAATGGCAAAAATAGGAATTCAAGTAAAACTGACATATTTGACTGACCGAGTTACAACGGCCTTTCGAACACTTTCAGAGGATCCAtctgtaaaaaaagttttgtatacAGGGATAAATTCGAAAACTACGTCATATATTTGTACGATGAAAACGACTGATGAAGTTTTCGAAGAAAATTGTAACAAGATTgagaataattttgtaaaagataaacCTAAGCCTAATAAAATAGCTTATGCTGATTACAAGAATGCTCCTGGAGCTAACCTAACGTTCTTCAACGAAGGTGAATATTGTTGTATGAATAATGCAGATAAACCACCAGAGTCAATTTATAAAGCTCCCCAGACTTGTCCTGATATAGATTTTATAATCGATTATGTTAGGAAAATAATAGTCTCTTGTAATGACAATATGAGAATGTTAACACCCCGTTCCACTATACGTCCAAGAATTAAGGCCACTGACATTGATAGGCTGTGTTATTGTGAAGAGACAAAATGGCCAGAAGGATCATTTGCGGAAAGATTTAAGAGAGAGGCTCAGTCAGAACCTTGTCCAATCTGCATAAATGCTGGAAAAAAAAGAGACGTATCTCGGGCGGAAACTTTTGATATAGCTAATATAAGAGGACCCTGTGGCCGAGCTGACTGTAGGATTGCTAGAGATATGAGAGCTTATATCGAAAACCTCATAGATGAAGACAATAAGGAAGTTGATATAACCAACATAATTGGTCCTTGTGGAAGCAAAGAATGTAGAATAGCTGAAAAAATTCAAGAATTTCTTCGCCACGAAGGTGTTTTTAATAAAGGTTCTACTTTAGAAGGCTTATCTACTCAATGCGCTTGTGTTAAGCAAATGCAAGACGCGCTTGTGAAGAGTAAATCTTGTGATTCTTTATGTGATAAAAATTGTGCAAATAGTGATAGTGATGAAAGCAAATGTCAAGGAAATGCGTGTCCTCATACCAAATCACCTGAGAAAGAGACAGTAtacaatgtttattattttacagttgAACATGATTTTGATAAAGATAATACAGGAACGTCATCACCCAGTGGCACGgataaatcatcaaaatatcGGTATTGTTCTACGGAATGTCCAAGCGTTAAACCTTCGGAGAAAACTTTTTGTTCTAAAACCACTTGTTCTAACTTAACAAACAAAACATCTAAAGAAGACGACAATCAAGATTTAAGCTGTAAGGAGCCTGTTTGTCCTGCAACAGATCGAAATCGTCTTAGTCCAGCAGATAGTAACATAGTAATacatttcgataaaattaataatcccTGTTGTGTGAAATCTTGCGATGTTGCTGAAAAAGTAAAGGATTTCATCGTCGAAGGACTTAGTAGTCAAAAGAATAAAACAGCTCAAGATGATGATCCATGCTATTGTGATTGTGtttgtacttttaaattttctaagaAAACAACCTACTGTGCAGTTTGTGGTGGCTACGAATGTTTAGGAGAAGATGTAAAAGAAATGCCCGAGTATGCAAAACCACATCCGTGTCCAGTATACAACAAGCTgtacgataaaaaatatattcaagtcCAAAGTCCGTGGCCAGAAGAAGAAGATATCAAAAAACCACCAGACACAGTAAGCAATAAAAGTTCAAGAACAACTGGCTCGAAACTTGGACATGGTGACAGGAGACTGACAGTATCGCGTTCAATGAAAAGTTTTTCAGATaagaaagttaataaaaaagaaaaagttgaAAAGGAACAAGTGAAAAAGCCACAAGCAGAAAAGAAGAAGGTCGGTAAATTTACAGCGAACGTTGATGAAGCTT caCCTCTAGTAGTTGAAAGGAAACCGGAGCCGAAATATCCATACCCACCAGTACCGAAAAATATGGGTTGGAATTGGAACGCAGAAGATATTCCTGGAATGAAG CCTAGACCAAAATGGAAGCCAGGTGCCGCCAATAAAATTTTGGTTAGAAGATACAGAGCTATTAGAGAAGGTATCGATATAATAGCAAAGAAGAAAAGAGCAATGATGCAACGAAAGAAGAAAATCGAAATGAAACCAACGTtagttgtaaaaaaacaaaacggtGAATATTTAGTTCAAATGGAAGTTTTTAAGAAGTATTCAAACGAAAGACTACTATTTCAATACCCGTATGATGAGAAACCACCACTCATTTACACAATAGGCAAAACTGAAGAAGAGAAAcgtaaaattcaaaaacaacGCGAAAGAAGAGAACGAAGAGAAGCGAGAAGAAAAAGCCGGTTATTGCAATCAACTTTTAGAGATAGATGTCAAGAAATTTGTCTTAAAGCTTATAATCAAGCTATTGGCTTATTACCTTTGCCTAATCCTAATGATCCAGATTGCCCCTGTCATACTGAAGCTGTTCAAAATTTAAGTCCACCCATTGATTCATGTTCGTGTTCAGATGAAGGAACTATCTCTAGCAGTGACACGGATAATGATGAATGGACAATTGAGTTCACTCCACCTGCAGCCAAGTGGGATATTAAGGCTAAACATCCGCCAGTTTTAGCAGAAAACGAAAGTCAATATAACTATTTAGATTACAAAGTAAAGTTACTAGATAAACAGGGAAATCCTGTTCCAAGATTCTTTAAGGGACCTGATGGTAAACAAGAATGTAGTGATTTAGGAGGATTTTGGAGTCCTGATCGTTATTGGATGGAAATAAATAAGGATGGTTATATAGGACCTGATAATCGGTGGGTACCAATGAACTTTATTGGTCCCGATGGTATGTTTTACTCAGCTGAAGAAGGATTTTTTACAGATAACACTGgccaaattttaaaaataggtatAGATGGATACATAGACAAAGAAGGAAAATGGGCTTGGTACTCAAAGAAAAGGGGTAAAAGTCCAAAATCAAAGTCAACTTTAACTGCTACGACAGTAGGTACTAAGACAGGAAGAACTCTAACAAAGGTTGAAACTCTATtaaagaacagaatagaaaataAACCTAAATCAGTTACTACCGCAGGTAAAGCGAAAGAGGATAAACATCCACAATCTGCTCTAGTTAAAACGGGATCTGATAAAGGGAAAGTAAAAAAAGCGGTTTCATATTCGTCTAGCAGGGCTAAAAACCCTTTAGTTATGAGCGTGTCAATGaattatgaaagaaataattttttacagtCTTCGTGGACTAAAAATAATATGGAGGCTaagaaaattgcaaaatataaaGAGATATTAAATGAACTACAAATGTGCGACATGCCAGAACTTACACAGAGCccaataaaaacaaatcgaGCTTCTAATACATCAAAATATTTGTCTCATTTAAAACTTCCAAACAGGTATATAAAAAGACCTCAAACACTAACGGTTAGGTCTTga